A genomic stretch from Apis cerana isolate GH-2021 linkage group LG9, AcerK_1.0, whole genome shotgun sequence includes:
- the LOC108004133 gene encoding uncharacterized protein LOC108004133, producing the protein MEKIKPVQNNISKCIKTICPSPEQLSIITNNIKCEKCGLVFKNEPRYRLHDLKVHQRKNLDKAIKENVQYHCPVESCIYAPKAERHFSTMKYLKQHYLKVHAKKTHACTRCDKSFSTEAAKEGHMRICGIEFVCSCLKTYTSYEALLTHAKRSLHTIDDKYKNFLRRTNSKAMRLILPTSQTEINKLITILPTNQNENRISDNNGSIQKLTLDIGIQTDEYKKNKRISSPLKHINNSYYHNGKRGISKQTQTNIFQKVKQNVISMETQTTQASQAFKNALKLQKHRRNSVSQNSDYTLLKEDLNLGNFTATNLFPGSPLPLRHDDGLQDFWEEKSTSGTQTIPEKDMFEVLNDNVTQTEFETFYEHSTNPLMQCTPKSTVALMTLPYVEETSNVEGYSFVSSDSISRSDPMLTDKTFDDKFSSIETQTEQAYSFFDSDPLTRSFALSSIETQTTNNIDNMEQLLYSNTCTQTCDEILPTDLGLSNIQTQTPWTQLEDTTVSAETQTKSLICEAGCNISIGACRSWLSTQTSHTETQTDLLSIFESLQ; encoded by the exons atggaaaaaattaaacccgtacaaaataatatatcaaaatgtatCAAAACTATCTGTCCATCACCGGAGCAACTTAgcataataacgaataatataaaatgcgaAAAATGTGgacttgtatttaaaaatgaaccgCGATATCGGTTACATGACCTTAAAGTACATCAgcgtaaaaatttagataaagcgataaaagaaaatgtacaGTATCATTGTCCGGTAGAATCTTGTATTTATGCTCCAAAAGCAGAAAGACATTTTAGTACTATGAAATATCTTAAACAG CATTATCTTAAAGTACATGCAAAAAAAACGCATGCATGTACTCGTTGTGACAAAAGTTTTTCTACTGAAGCAGCAAAGGAAGGACACATGAGAATATGTGGAATTGAATTTGTATGTTCTTGTTTAAAAACTTACACTTCTTATGAAGCCTTGCTTACTCATGCAAAACGATCATTACATACTAtagatgataaatataaaaattttttaag ACGCACAAATTCTAAAGCAATGAGATTGATTTTACCAACTAGTcaaacagaaataaataaactaattacAATACTACCaacaaatcaaaatgaaaatagaatatcaGATAATAATGGTTCCATACAGAAATTAACATTAGATATTGGTATACAAACtgatgaatataaaaagaataaaagaatatcaagtccattaaaacatattaacaATAGTTATTATCATAATGGAAAACGTGGAATATCTAAACAAACGCagacaaatattttccaaaaagttAAACAAAATGTAATATCTATGGAAACACAAACTACACAAGCTTCACAAGCATTTAAAAATGCATTGAAACTTCAGAAACATAGAAGAAATTCTGTATCTCAAAATTCTGATTATACACTGTTAAAGGAAGACCTTAATCTTGGCAATTTTACAGctacaaatttatttcctgGTAGTCCATTACCACTTCGTCATGATGATGGATTACAAGATTTTTGGGAAGAAAAGAGTACATCAGGTACTCAAACAATACCTGAAAAAGACATGTTTGAAGTTCTAAATGATAATGTTACTCAAACagaatttgaaacattttatgaACATAGTACAAATCCATTAATGCAGTGTACTCCAAAGAGTACAGTTGCTTTAATGACTTTACCTTATGTTGAAGAAACATCAAATGTTGAAGGATATTCTTTTGTATCTTCAGATAGCATATCACGATCAGATCCCATGCTTACAGACAAAACTTTTGATGACAAATTTAGCAGTATAGAAACTCAAACAGAACAAgcttattcattttttgattcaGATCCTTTAACTAGATCATTTGCTTTAAGTTCTATTGAAACACAAactacaaataatattgataatatggAACAGCTATTATACAGTAATACATGCACGCAAACTTGCGATGAAATACTACCGACTGATCTAGGATTATCTAATATTCAAACACAAACACCTTGGACTCAACTCGAAGATACTACTGTTTCTGCTGAAACACAAACAAAATCTTTGATATGTGAAGCAGGttgcaatatttcaatagGTGCATGTCGTTCATGGTTGAGTACTCAAACTAGTCATACTGAAACACAAACTGATTTACTTAGTATTTTTGAAAGTCttcaataa
- the LOC108004141 gene encoding uncharacterized protein LOC108004141 — protein MTKYAYWTTVIFAVAITFLFGLIIEATATIAQPKAPNFQYFERPKYRYPYYDENGRGKLLYGYGGPELYQYKTYSGLEGIH, from the exons atgacaaaatacgcttat TGGACGACCGTGATCTTTGCAGTAGCCATCACTTTTTTATTTGGATTAATAATCGAAGCCACAGCGACGATAGCTCAACCAAAGGCACCTAATTTTCAGTATTTTGAAcg GCCTAAATATCGCTATCCATATTATGATGAAAATGGTAGAGGAAAATTACTCTATGGCTATGGAGGACCAGAATTATATCAATACAAAACTTATAGTGGTCTCGAAggtattcattaa
- the LOC133666671 gene encoding uncharacterized protein LOC133666671: MDYTRNLVISIFLVLLFNTNKNVSDAFNIYLFIHDFLQYNIAGIPLFHEKTQWDFDPEIGKQRRVRYEQENGHHGEFAIAKLGMGIGYKEAWAEPVQKLIKNS; this comes from the exons ATGGACTACACACGTAATTTG gtaatttcgatttttcttgttCTATTGTTTAACACTAATAAAAACGTATCAGATGCAttcaacatatatttatttattcatgattttcttcaatataacATAGCAGGAATACCACTTTTTCACGAG aaAACACAGTGGGATTTCGATCCAGAAATTGGAAAGCAAAGACGAGTTAGATACGAACAAGAAAATGGTCATCATGGAGAATTTGCAATAGCAAAATTAGGTATGGGAATCGGATACAAAGAAGCATGGGCAGAACCtgtacaaaaattgataaaaaactcCTAA
- the LOC108004148 gene encoding calcium-transporting ATPase type 2C member 1: MKDTTSNKYEKLFEDNELDTAAAATDKERNKNAPVKEDKDQTSIMWLTTAEAASLGAEEVAARLHVDVRTGLWWQEADHRKQLVGFNEFSVKEQEPTWKKYLEQFKNPLILLLLASAFVSVCMRQFDDAVSITVAIIIVVTVAFVQEYRSEKSLEELNKLVPPTCHCLRESRVETFLARNLVPGDVVYLNIGDRVPADVRIFEAIDLAIDESSFTGETEPAQKSTAPLLKANGLTTKRNIAFMGTLVRCGNGKGIVVNTGEKSEFGEVFSMMQAEEAPKTPLQRSMHILGTQLSFYSFCIIGIIMLLGWIQGKALLEMLTISVSLAVAAIPEGLPIVVTVTLALGVMRMVKRKAIVKKLPTVETLGCVNVICSDKTGTITKNEMTATILVTSEGYIADITGTGYNDKGDVRIRKCDNMNLARNAISNMLEVGCVCNNAIIQNDTLLGQPTEGALIALAMKYGMYGISDKYLRLQEYPFSSEQKMMAVKCTPKYGENKQEIYFVKGALDKILPLCTKYSVNGQEYSLNQKKDEEFLTEAYEIGQQGLRVIGLARGKSLQDLMYVGLIGICDPPRPHVRESITTLINSGVKVKMVTGDAKETASAIASMIGLDVLHSRLISGDEIDLMSEHQLEQCINNVSVFYRVTPKHKLAIVKALQREGNIVGMTGDGVNDGVALKKADIGIAMGKNGTDVCKEAADMILVDDDFETIIAAIEEGKGIFHNIRNFLRFQLSTSIAALSLIALATLMGIANPLNAMQILWINIIMDGPPAQSLGVEPVDKDVLKQKPRNIKEPMITRHLIINVLLSATIIIIGTLWVYNKEMRTDGNTARDTTMTFTCFVFFDMFNALSCRSQTKSIFTIGLWSNKMFLVAVALSVIGQMLVIYFPPLQRVFQTEALSAIDILFLVALTSSVFIISEIKKFIERQLFRRRAGTQYYNKSEMDFV; the protein is encoded by the exons atgaaagacACAACAAgtaataaatacgaaaaacTTTTCGAAGATAATGAACTTGATACTGCTGCTGCAGCTACTGACAAGGaacgtaataaaaatgcaCCGGTAAAAgag gataAAGATCAAACTTCAATAATGTGGTTAACAACAGCTGAAGCAGCCAGTCTTGGTGCTGAAGAAGTTGCTGCTAGGTTGCATGTTGATGTAAGAACAGGTCTTTGGTGGCAAGAGGCAGACCACCGCAAACAATTAGTTGGATTTAATGAGTTTAGTGTTAAAGAACAAGAACCAACatggaaaaaatatcttgaacag tttaaaaatccTCTAATTCTATTACTTCTTGCTTCTGCCTTTGTTAGTGTATGTATGAGGCAGTTTGACGATGCTGTCAGTATTACAGTg GCTATCATAATAGTAGTGACAGTTGCATTTGTACAAGAATATCGTTCTGAAAAATCcttagaagaattaaataaattggtgCCACCAACTTGTCActg tttACGAGAAAGCCGCGTAGAAACATTTCTTGCTCGCAATTTAGTTCCTGGTGATgtagtttatttaaatattggtgATAGAGTACCTGCAGATGTCAGGATATTTGAAGCAATAGATTTAGCAATTGATGAAAGTAGTTTTACTGGAGAAACTGAACCAGCACAAAAGTCAACAGCTCCATTACTTAAAGCTAATGGATTGACAACAAAGAGAAATATTGCATTTATGGGTACATTAGTACGTTGTGGCAATGGAAAA GGTATAGTAGTAAATACAGGAGAAAAAAGTGAATTTGGAGAAGTTTTTTCAATGATGCAAGCAGAAGAAGCTCCAAAAACACCACTTCAAAGAAGTATGCATATTTTGGGCActcaattatctttttattcattttgcaTTATTGGTATTATTATGCTTCTTGGCTGGATCCAAGGCAAAGCTTTACTTGAAATGCTTACTATCAGTGTAAGTTTGGCAGTAGCAGCTATACCAGAAGGTTTACCTATTGTTGTGACTGTAACTTTAGCATTGGGTGTTATGAGAATGGTTAAGAGAAAAGCCATTGTAAAGAAATTACCAACAGTAGAAACACTCG gtTGCGTAAATGTGATATGCTCCGATAAAACAGGTACCATTACAAAGAATGAAATGACTGCAACAATTTTAGTGACATCAGAAGGATATATAGCTGATATTACTGGAACTGGTTATAATGATAAAGGAGACGTACGAATTCGAAAATGTGATAATATGAATCTTGCACGCAATGCTATTAGTAATATGTTGGAAGTAGGATGTGTTTGCAATAATGctataatacaaaatgataCTTTACTTGGTCAGCCAACAGAAGGTGCATTAATAGCATTAGCAATGAAATATGGAATGTATGGAATTTCTGATAAGTATTTGCGATTACAAGAATATCCATTTTCATCTGAGCAAAAAATGATGGCTGTGAAATGTACACCGAAATATGGAGaa AATAagcaagaaatatattttgtaaaaggtGCTTTGGATAAAATATTACCACTATGTACTAAATATTCTGTCAATGGTCAAGAATATTctttgaatcaaaaaaaagatgaagaatTTTTGACGGAAGCTTATGAAATTGGGCAGCAAGGATTAAgag taATTGGATTAGCACGTGGAAAATCATTACAAGATTTAATGTATGTTGGTCTTATTGGTATATGCGATCCTCCACGACCACACGTTCGTGAATCTATAACAACTCTGATAAATAGTGgagttaaagttaaaatggTTACAGGTGATGCTAAAGAAACTGCATCTGCAATTG caAGTATGATTGGATTAGATGTACTTCATTCACGGCTAATTTCTGGagatgaaattgatttaatgtCCGAACATCAATTAGAACAATGTATCAATAACGTTAGTGTATTTTATCGAGTTACACCTAAACATAAATTGGCTATTGTAAAAGCTTTACAAAGGGAAGGAAATATAGTAGGCATGACGGGTGATGGTGTTAATGATGGTGTTGCTTTGAAAAAAGCAGATATAGGCATAGCAATGGGTAAAAATGGTACTGATGTTTGTAAAGAAGCTGCAGACATGATTTTAGTGGATGATGATTTTGAAACTatcat TGCTGCAATTgaggaaggaaaaggaatttttcataatatacgaaattttttaagatttcaattGAGTACTAGTATAGCTGCTCTATCTTTAATTGCACTTGCTACTTTAATGGGTATTGCAAATCCTTTAAATGCAATGCAAATTCtttggataaatattattatggatGGACCACCTGCTCAAAG tcttGGTGTTGAACCAGTTGATAAAGATGTGTTAAAACAGAAACCACGTAATATAAAAGAACCAATGATTACACgacatcttattattaatgtattattatcagctactattattattattggtacTTTATGGGTTTATAATAAAgag atGAGAACTGATGGTAATACTGCAAGAGATACAACCATGACATTTacatgttttgtttttttcgatATGTTCAATGCTCTAAGTTGCAGATCAcag ACcaaatcaatatttactaTTGGTTTATGGAGTAACAAAATGTTCCTGGTAGCCGTAGCATTATCAGTAATAGGACAAATGTTAGTGATTTATTTTCCACCATTACAACGAGTTTTTCAAACTGAAGCTCTTTCAGCTATag ataTCTTGTTTCTCGTCGCACTCACATCAagtgtttttataattagcgagataaagaaatttatagagAGACAACTATTTAGACGGCGAGCAGGtacacaatattataataaatctgagATGGATTTTGTATGA
- the LOC107999854 gene encoding uncharacterized protein LOC107999854: MRTSHTLAIFCALCIIVECSGTISTRVPRTLPFDMFPSRWTAMLRTLWSNGRFWEWPRNGVETFLRIIASPDTRKKIMFEFRPEDGPRASLDYQRRYGYRGQWLIELLGSGFHPDDVPYRQPLPPSVLVPPPPSF, encoded by the exons atgcgcaCGAGTCACACATTAGCAATATTCTGTGCA ctGTGCATAATCGTCGAGTGCAGTGGAACTATTTCAACCCGAGTTCCTAGAACACTTCCGTTCGATATGTTCCCTTCAAGATGGACAGCTATGCTTCGAACATTGTGGTCTAATGGAAGATTTTGGGAATGGCCAAGAAACGGTGTAGAAACTTTTCTAAGAATTATAGCTTCTCCGGatactagaaaaaaaataatgttcgaATTTAGACCAGAAGACGGGCCTCGGGCCTCACTTGATTATCAAAGACGTTATGGTTATCGAGGTCAGTGGTTGATCGAATTACTGGGTTCCGGTTTTCATCCAGATGACGTGCCTTATCGACAACCGTTACCTCCTTCCGTGTTGGTACCACCTCCACCATCTTTTTGA